A part of Rhinoderma darwinii isolate aRhiDar2 chromosome 1, aRhiDar2.hap1, whole genome shotgun sequence genomic DNA contains:
- the PXMP2 gene encoding peroxisomal membrane protein 2 produces the protein MPLASKPVPEPDNGPLHTVLLRTYLQLLHSRPILTKALTSAILSALGNLLSQNIERRRQCKSSVKKVDLVAPLRFAAYGLFFTGPLSHYFYLFLERWVPSSLPLAGLRRLILDRLIIAPAFLLLFFIVMNFLEGKNLKSLNRTLKDSYWSALKMNWKVWTPFQFINVNYVPVQFRVLFANVVAFFWYSYLASARK, from the exons ATGCCGCTAGCCTCCAAGCCGGTCCCAGAGCCTGACAATGGTCCCCTACACACAGTCCTACTGCGGACCTACTTACAGCTCCTTCACAGCCGTCCTATACTTACCAAGGCGCTGACCAG CGCAATTCTGTCTGCATTGGGGAATCTTTTATCGCAGAATATAGAGAGGAGGCGCCAATGTAAATCGTCAGTAAAAAAAGTTGACCTGGTTGCACCGCTTCGATTTGCTGCATATGG ACTGTTCTTCACCGGGCCCCTGTCTCATTACTTCTACCTGTTTTTGGAGCGGTGGGTCCCTTCCTCTTTGCCACTGGCTGGACTACGTCGCCTCATCCTTGACCGATTAATTATTGCTCCGGCTTTCCTGCTTCTCTTCTTTATTGTGATGAATTTTCTTGAA GGCAAAAACTTGAAGTCACTGAATCGGACACTGAAGGATAGCTACTGGTCAGCGCTCAAGATGAATTGGAAAGTTTGGACGCCATTTCAGTTCATCAATGTAAACTATGTTCCAGTGCAG TTCCGAGTGTTATTTGCAAACGTGGTAGCATTCTTCTGGTATTCATACTTGGCTTCCGCAAGGAAATGA